From Macaca mulatta isolate MMU2019108-1 chromosome 1, T2T-MMU8v2.0, whole genome shotgun sequence, the proteins below share one genomic window:
- the OPN3 gene encoding opsin-3 isoform X2 — protein MYSGNRSGGQGYWDGGGAAGAEGPAPAGTLSPAPLFSPGTYERLALLLGSIGLLGVGNNLLVLVLYYKFQRLRTPTHLLLVNISLSDLLVSLFGVTFTFVSCLRNGWVWDTVGCVWDGFSGSLFEKSSSHKCIYDAF, from the exons ATGTACTCGGGGAACCGCAGCGGCGGCCAGGGCTACTGGGACGGCGGCGGGGCCGCGGGCGCTGAGGGGCCGGCGCCGGCGGGGACGCTGAGCCCCGCGCCGCTCTTCAGCCCCGGCACCTACGAGCGCCTGGCGCTGCTGCTGGGCTCCATTGGGCTGCTGGGCGTCGGCAACAACCTGCTGGTGCTCGTCCTCTACTACAAGTTCCAGCGGCTCCGCACTCCCACTCACCTCCTCCTGGTCAACATCAGCCTCAGCGACCTGCTGGTGTCCCTCTTCGGGGTCACCTTTACCTTCGTGTCCTGCCTGAGGAACGGCTGGGTGTGGGACACCGTGGGCTGCGTGTGGGACGGGTTTAGCGGCAGCCTCTTCG agaAGAGTTCCAGTCACAAATGCATATATGATGCATTTTGA
- the CHML gene encoding rab proteins geranylgeranyltransferase component A 2 translates to MADSLPTEFDVVIIGTGLPESILAAACSRIGQRVLHIDSRSYYGGNWASFSFSGLLTWLKEHQQNNDIGEESTVEWQDLIHETEEAISLRKKDETIQHTEAFCYASQDMEDNVEEVGALQKNPSSGVSSTFTEVLDSAGLPEDSQSSNFNSDEMSAKHTQKSDREISLEVTDVEESVEKEKYCGDKTCMHTVSDKDGNKDESKSTVEDNANQPIRNRITYLQIVKEGRRFNIDLVSKLLYSQGLLIDLLIKSDVSRYVEFKNVTRILAFREGKVEQVPCSRADVFNSKELTMVEKRMLMKFLTFCLEYEQHPDEYQAFRQCSFSEYLKTKKLTPNLQHFVLHSIAMTSESSCTTIDGLNAIKNFLQCLGRFGNTPFLFPLYGQGEIPQCFCRMCAVFGGIYCLRHKVQCFVVDKESGRCKAIIDHFGQRINAKYFIVEDSYLSEETCSNVQYKQISRAVLITDQSILKTDSDQQTSILIVPPAEPGACAVRVTELCSSTMTCMKDTYLVHLTCSSSKTAREDLESVVKKLFTPYTETEINKEELTKPRLLWALYFNMRDSSGISRSSYNGLPSNVYVCSGPDCGLGNEHAVKQAETLFQEIFPTEEFCPPPPNPEDIIFDGDDKQPESSGTNNVIVATLESSEEGKNQESPEKHLQN, encoded by the coding sequence ATGGCGGACAGTCTTCCCACAGAGTTTGATGTGGTTATAATAGGGACAGGTTTGCCCGAATCCATCCTTGCAGCTGCATGTTCAAGAATTGGTCAGAGGGTTCTGCATATTGATTCAAGAAGTTACTATGGAGGCAACTGGGCTAGTTTCAGCTTTTCAGGATTGCTAACCTGGTTGAAGGAGCATCAGCAAAACAATGACATTGGGGAAGAAAGTACTGTTGAATGGCAGGACCTGATCCATGAAACAGAAGAAGCCATCTCTCTTCGCAAGAAGGATGAAACTATCCAACACACAGAAGCTTTTTGTTATGCCAGTCAGGATATGGAGGACAATGTTGAAGAGGTTGGTGCTCTGCAGAAAAATCCTTCTTCAGGGGTGTCTAGTACCTTCACTGAAGTTCTGGATTCCGCAGGCTTGCCTGAAGACAGCCAGTCATCAAATTTTAATAGCGATGAAATGTCTGCCAAACACACTCAGAAAAGTGATAGAGAGATTTCACTGGAAGTAACTGATGTAGAGGAATCAGTGGAGAAGGAAAAGTATTGTGGAGATAAAACTTGTATGCACACAGTTTCagataaagatggaaataaagatGAAAGCAAATCTACAGTAGAAGATAATGCCAATCAACCAATTAGAAATAGGATTACTTACCTTCAAATAGTTAAAGAAGGGAGGAGGTTTAATATTGATTTGGTATCAAAACTGCTATATTCTCAAGGATTGCTAATTGATCTTTTAATCAAATCAGATGTTAGTCGTTACGTAGAATTCAAAAATGTCACTAGGATTCTTGCATTTCGGGAAGGAAAGGTAGAACAAGTGCCTTGTTCCAGAGCAGATGTCTTTAATAGCAAGGAACTCACCATGGTTGAAAAGAGGATGCTAATGAAATTTCTCACATTTTGTTTAGAGTATGAACAACATCCTGATGAATACCAAGCTTTCAGGCAGTGTTCATTTTCAGAatacttaaaaactaaaaaactaacTCCCAACCTTCAACATTTTGTACTGCACTCAATTGCAATGACATCAGAATCATCTTGCACTACAATAGATGGCCTTAACGCAATTAAAAACTTCCTTCAGTGTCTCGGACGGTTTGGCAACACTCCCTTTTTATTTCCCTTGTATGGCCAAGGAGAAATTCCCCAATGTTTCTGTAGGATGTGTGCAGTTTTTGGTGGAATCTATTGTCTTCGTCATAAAGTACAATGCTTTGTAGTCGACAAAGAATCTGGACGATGTAAAGCAATTATAGATCACTTTGGTCAAAGaataaatgctaaatattttattgtggaagacagttacCTTTCTGAGGAAACATGCTCAAATGTGCAGTATAAGCAGATCTCTAGGGCAGTACTCATTACAGATCAGTCTATACTAAAGACAGATTCAGATCAGCAGACTTCCATTCTGATAGTTCCTCCAGCAGAGCCAGGAGCTTGTGCTGTACGGGTCACTGAATTATGTTCTTCAACCATGACATGCATGAAGGACACCTATCTGGTACATTTGACATGTTCATCTTCTAAAACAGCAAGAGAAGACTTAGAATCAGTGGTGAAGAAATTATTCACTCCATATactgaaacagaaataaacaaggaAGAACTTACAAAGCCAAGACTCTTGTGGgctctttattttaatatgaGAGATTCCTCGGGAATCAGCAGAAGCTCATATAATGGCTTGCCTTCCAATGTTTATGTCTGCTCTGGGCCTGACTGTGGCCTGGGAAATGAGCATGCCGTCAAGCAAGCTGAAACACTTTTCCAGGAGATCTTTCCAACTGAAGAATTCTGCCCTCCACCTCCAAATCCAGAAGACATTATCTTTGATGGCGATGATAAGCAGCCAGAGTCTTCTGGAACCAATAATGTAATAGTGGCCACACTAGAGTCCTCTGAGGAAGGCAAAAACCAAGAAAGCCCAGAGAAGCACCTTCAAAATTAG
- the OPN3 gene encoding opsin-3 isoform X3 → MYSGNRSGGQGYWDGGGAAGAEGPAPAGTLSPAPLFSPGTYERLALLLGSIGLLGVGNNLLVLVLYYKFQRLRTPTHLLLVNISLSDLLVSLFGVTFTFVSCLRNGWVWDTVGCVWDGFSGSLFATVTRHFYFLEWRTVFPQSLMWL, encoded by the exons ATGTACTCGGGGAACCGCAGCGGCGGCCAGGGCTACTGGGACGGCGGCGGGGCCGCGGGCGCTGAGGGGCCGGCGCCGGCGGGGACGCTGAGCCCCGCGCCGCTCTTCAGCCCCGGCACCTACGAGCGCCTGGCGCTGCTGCTGGGCTCCATTGGGCTGCTGGGCGTCGGCAACAACCTGCTGGTGCTCGTCCTCTACTACAAGTTCCAGCGGCTCCGCACTCCCACTCACCTCCTCCTGGTCAACATCAGCCTCAGCGACCTGCTGGTGTCCCTCTTCGGGGTCACCTTTACCTTCGTGTCCTGCCTGAGGAACGGCTGGGTGTGGGACACCGTGGGCTGCGTGTGGGACGGGTTTAGCGGCAGCCTCTTCG caacTGTCACCAGACACTTTTACTTCCTAGAATGGCGGACAGTCTTCCCACAGAGTTTGATGTGGTTATAA